The Entelurus aequoreus isolate RoL-2023_Sb linkage group LG08, RoL_Eaeq_v1.1, whole genome shotgun sequence genome segment CCTGCAGCAGAGGGGTGGAGGCTGGCTGAcagcatatacagtacagtataaagATGTACGTCAGTCTGTGACACCACAAATGGCCTGCTGTCAAAAAAAACAAGACTGCAAAACAGtgttcagaggcatccaaaactacatgcaagctcacaccaaaatgcataatccttgtgttaaacaatgtcaaagcatcaaatcattaGAATCCAACATTTGTATGCCAGAAAAGAGGAAAATCAACACAAATTCCCTTTTAAAATCATCCTACAAATGCAAACTTTCCCCGGCTAGCTTCTCATATTTTGATTATGACAGGATCGGCCGTTAAATTGTCCAAATTTTGCCCTCTGGAGTTATCTGCCACATTGCACAACATAAAAAAGAGGAAAAGATTAGTCTAACCAACAAAGCTGTAAATATCAATGAGTGATTGCATGCGTGTGATGACAAGCATCAGTTTCATAAAGCAGAGGAAAATATTAGCTTAACCAACAAACTGTAAAGATCAGTCAGTGATTGCATGCCTATGATGACACGCAGCACTTTATAAAGCAGATGTGTCCACTTATGGTCACAGCTCTTAGGATTTACATGGCAGCTATTATTCTTTTGCTTGAAGTACCACATGCACAAGACCCAGTTCAAAATAAATAGATATACAGCATTAATACTACGATGCAGTTCTTACAAGGGACCTATGAGTGTTCTAATGTATATTTAACACACTTCCTTATGGTctggataatatgtattggatatcaTTTGGTGGAGCTTCTCCTCCCCCACTGGCTGAGAGCTTGATTAAATGTCCAAATGAGTGTCCACTTTGTTGAGACATCATGATGTAGCCAGACGGCATCCAAAACTGCATTCAAGCTCACACCATGGACAAATGAACCTTATCATTGGACATTCCAACATTATGAATTGTTTTCGAcatatggtctacataacatgtaatggtggttctttggtcaatatgttgcatagattgttttacagaccatcttcaaaccgctttctgacagtctcttcaggatgctccATTTTGGGAATGGTCTTACTTTCACAGCTCTACTTCCActgtcttctccctgtcagccatgtggTAGTTTTTATCGCTTCCGTATGGAGTTTAAAATAAGAAACTTACGGACTATGTCGTACTGGTGCAAAACATATAGAGCTATCCACTGATGTAACTTGTTGGAAAAACCTAACATTTTATTTGGAGGAAGTATAGTTGAAGGCAGGGTTGTTTTATATATAGCTTTACCATCCCTCCATAGCTTGATCAAACATTTTTGGGACCTAtgtagatctcaaatacacaaaaacaggtaccagttggtaagaaacgttggtttgtcataataggtcccctttaacaaTTATAAGTCAAATTCTAAATTAATCAATCATAGGTCCCTTTTTAATTAGAATTAAAATCAAATGTAATTGTAACTTAGTCGGGTATTGTAGGAGAAATGCTGATAATCAAGTCATCACCTGGCAGAGGATCATGAGGATGTTGCTGTCCCACCATGTCGAGAATGAAGTGTCTGGCGTCAAAGAGAAACTACTACTCATTTTGCTTGGGAGTGGGATTTGTGGGATTTTAGGTCCCTGATGATGTGTTTTTCTTTTCCAGCCAAAACAGAGTAGATTACGAAAAAAGAGTCCGAGGGCAGGCCAAAAAATTCTCTCCCTCATAAAGGCGAAGCGTGTCTTGCTGTGGCAGAAGGAATCACCTCCCCGCTCAGTCACAATGAATGTGCTCCCCTCACATCGGGACTTGCTTAAAGACTTCTATTTAAACTCTACACATTCTGTGCCATCCACACACACCCtcgacatgtcttttttttttatttttatttttgttttctcgATTGCTGGTTGGTGCGTAATGCTGAGAGGGGGATCGGTGCTTCAGCACCATCGTCATTTACTTTTTAAACATTGTCTTATGTGGTGCAAGGCACACAGTTTCATCAATGCCATGTAAAATGGCCATCATCCATGTCCAAGaaagaaaatcttttttttttttttttcctctttcagaGTCTATTCCTTTTGTTTGTCCCTTCTTTTTCATTCATTAAATGTAAAGTCTGCTTATTTCATTGTCAGTATTTCAACTGCTGTATAATGAATGGCACTTTTATACTGTTGTATTTCACTAGTGTCTCTAGATGGTTCTAATTCTTCTTTCCCAGGTTTTCTATTCAGCATGCTGTAACATACGATAGAATCTGCTGCCTTGGCTGTCTTTTTGTTTTCAGAGTGTTTTTGCTTTGGGATAAATAAAAGGCGGCAGTGACCGAGGCAGGTAGGCATACCATTGTATCAGACTTTAAGGTTATAAGGTGCTTTGTTATTGTATGTGTTGGCATAAATAAAACTTTCTACAAAAGGGTTCTTTGCTTTATTGCTTGAGCGTTACTAACCAATTTGGTTGCTCCCAAGAAAAGCATGCACTTCCCACAAATGCTTTCCATTgaacacatgattatatattttcTGAAAATTACTCTCTTCAATGGTCATCTTGTCAATTTTCTTCAGTCAATGCTCTCAATCTGTTTTATGGCAACATTTGGCAATTTCTTGCCGTTAGCTTGTGCTGCTGAAAAGTGCTAAGTGTGCAGTATTCATGGCAGTACCAGGATGAATCTCCCTCAGTGGGGGGAACACTGTTGAACCCTGTCTTATCCTGAAAAGGTGATAAATTGGTGCTCGGTGTAGTTCTCACTTTGTCACCCACCGGAGTAGCATCACATTCAGGATCGCCAATGTTTTCATATGTAGTCCTCTTATTCTGTGATGGTCTCTCCTCTCTGTGGACTTCTTTGGATGTCAGGCTGTCAATATGAAGCATCTCTTCTGGCTTCAGCATGGCAGTCGTGTTTGTTTGAGTGTCTGCCCAGTTCTGCAATCACAATCCATTTTAACTATGTACCTCCTTTAAAGACTGTCAATACTTAGGGGCagagcaccaaattctgggccccaaTACTAACATAAACCCAGATCAAATCATAATTTGATGTTGATATGATTCAGAGACAATATTAGTTTTTTTAGAACGATATAATCCGAAAAGAGTTCAGGGAGTTGAAACCAAGTTGATGCATTCACATCCTATTTAAATAAAGttcaaccaacactttaggttgcaTTAtcaagaggaaaccttttctgggcacattttcaacattaaagctattttttttaatacgtCCTACATTAAAATTAAGTGCAACCAAATCTCTACAGGTTAGATGAGCAGTTGACCTGCGACCACTCATTTTAACAACTAGAGTAGCCAAGAAAAGTTGCAACCAATACGAATACCACAACACAACTCTCAGCTATAGCCACAActcaacaacataaagccataacaacTATTTAGTCAAAACACGACAATATAAAGACGCAATGGAAGTGACAGCAGACAAGTTTCAGCGACAGACCACAATGGCTGAAACGTAAAGTTGAAAACAAGAATAATGAACAAAGTTAGAAAAGTGAAATGTAACCACTTTTTCAGTCATAAATagctttattttactttttaaatgataCTAATATTACACCTTTTTGAAAATTTCGGCCTCACCTGGTCCGTGGGCAAAAATTTCTGTCCTTTGggcttaaagttgtgttttggctttatattattgtggtGTTGCTTTATGATCGTCTTGTTGCATTTGCTTTTCTCATGACCTTCCTCGGCCACTGTAGCTACCCGCCGCTCTTGTTTTGATGACAGATGGCGTCGGGCAGACCGACTTGATTAACGCTTACCGTCCATAccattaaaagtgctaaacttcatataaagtctgccgtaGTATCAATAAAATTGATTGATTCCCTTTTTTAAAACCAGGTTGGATAGATACCTATCTTCCCGTGGGCCAACTTGCTGAGCAAAAATTCAAGTAGTTGAATCTTAAAAACAAAAATCGATGTACATATTAATCGTCACACCCCTATAAACGTGCGATGCCTCTGTTTTGAACTTTTATCCAGGCTCCTTGAATACACCAGTTATGAGGTATGAGATTAATAAGTAAAACTTGTCCATAACATTTGGCAATTGGTACAACTGTAGAACATCTACTGGGGGTTAAGCCTCTACTGTTTTCCAAAACTAGTAGTGCCTCTGttagaaacttctatttttatcAAGGGTCCTTGGATGCATCACAGTTACAGCGTGTGCTTCGAGATGAATAAGTGAACCTTGTACACAGCTTTCATGGTGCCACAGATAAATTATAGTTGTAGTTCCATAATAATGGTGCTCTGTGAATGCACAACGATGAGCTTTGACAACGTGTTGCATGTAgtgtaaacatttttaattttattcaagcaaccttattattgaaaTTTTACAGGAACATTTGTCTTTTATAAACTAACATTTACAAAAGCCCAGGCCCCGCCTGCCCCCTTGGGGCCCCACTCCGACGCCCTTTCCAGACTTACCCTAAAATCTCCTTGGCAGTAGAGCACTGGTGTTGGGATGAAGGCACCTCGTCTCCACCTGCAAGTGTGCATTTATGAAGATGAAGCACGTTCGTATGAAAGTATCAAGGGTTTACCAAGACGGAGGAGATccttacttttcaaacagagcacAGCACAAAAGCAAGACAAGTGTGGCCATGACACCTAAAGTTATGAAGACCTTGAGAAATCCTGCTTGATCTGAGGAGAGCATCAATGTGATTTTTACCAAGATTTAAACCTGTAATAAGTGATTAGATTGAAGAAGGCCTTACTACTGGGTGTCCTCCAGTGGACCTCACTGGACCAGTCACTCCAGTCTCCAAAGAAAGGAGGGGCACCTGGCTTGGACCTCACTTTGGCAGCGTATTCTGTGTCCGCCACCAATAAACTATCATTCACGGAGGAGTACAAAGTGTCGATGTTGATGTCATGAATGATCCcctggaggggaaaaaaaggacgcTGCGAGATGTTCTCACTTCCTGGTGTTAAAAATGTACTATCTTACATGTTTGTCCTGTCTTTTGTAGAAACGAAGTTGGTAGGTTAGGTGTTTCTTGAAGGTGGAGAAACATTTCTCGTAGGTGTGTTTCCATGCAAAGTGGTATTGACTTGAGTTGTGTCTGGCGGTGAGGCAGCATGGTGCGTTCGGTGTAACTGGGGGGAAAAGAAGATTTATTGAGCCTGCTCCTTTAGAGAAACCCATGAAATTTGACACCGCCATATTAGAAATAGTGGACACTCGAATTTAGGAAGTGAGCTCGGTAGTcaacaacaaacattttttaaaactttgatCGTAAGTAGGAGTTTGCAAATTGCAAACTACAAACTACCGATAGGAGTCTTGAGTGTTGgccatatcagcacaaatcaagtACCTACTTGCATTATTTCGTAGTGTGGTATGTTAGAAAAGAttaaatcaagtgaaattacgCAGAACAATGATAAATATGAAAAGCACAAACCTTAAAACAGATTTATGCTTTTTAAGTGGAGTGTTATTTTGTCCTTTGGTAACATGTTGTCGTCACAATAGTTAATGTATAAGTCGTAGTAaaatattttgatacatttttgagcgctgtgtgtaatgttctatattttcaatggaacatttaaaatgttggtgtttacttgagacatattgcaatcatagtgctgtctacacttatctcGTATGTTtgtctgccatctactggttttcattgatttaaacttttattaatagattgcacagtacagtacatattccgtacaattgaccactaaattttaacacccgaataagtttttcaacatgtttaagtcggggtccacgtaaatcaattaatggtaacacttatcattacaccatgtaccaaataaaatagcttctaggtgagtaagctcaaccaaacttattccttacataaggcacactgtcgcgttttgaggggaaaaaaaagattttaagtgcgcttaaTAGTCCGGTAAATAAACTATGCAGTAAGTTGAACGAtgtggacatgtttgttactgtatACTTTCCAATACTCTTCTGCCTTGAAGACTTTTTATGTGTTGgtaatatgcaactgtaattatttgatatttgttgaTATTGACACGTGGTGTTTTATACTATTGAACTATTGTTCAATTATGGACACTAATTTCATacatctagcttgtgtgctattgtgcgcttagctgttgtgtagctgctaacttCTAGTAACCAATAGCCTATTGAATCtgagattttacatgcaagccaaaATCATCCGATTCTTCAACATCGAATTGGGACGCACTCTGTAAAAATGCAGCTCTATTTGACCACATGATTATTTATTGACAAGTCTATTGCTCAACACAGTTGTAAAAGAAGCAATGTTGTCTTAGCGGTAAGGTAACATCGACAAGTGTAACAGATTTTGGGAGGATTGGTGTTATAGATAATGGCGCTACTAATGCTGTCAGTGTTTTCCAGTAACTGGTCATCTcgggctacgttcacactgcaatgTGACCTATGTCTGATTCCTATTCGGATTTTATTCAAATCTGTCCCAGGCCTCTTTTGTAAgtggatatacactaccgttcaaaagtttggggtcacattgaaatgtccttatttttgaaggaaaagcactgtacttttcaatgaagataactttaaactagtcttaactttaaagaaatacactctatacattgctaatgtggtaaatgactattctagctgcaaatgtctggtttttggtgcaatatctacataggtgtatagaggcccatttccagcaactatcactccagtgttctaatggtatctgtttgctcattggctcagaaggctaattgatgattagaaaacccttgtgcaatcatgttcacacatctgaaaacagtttagcttgttacaggagctacaaaactgaccttcctttgagcagattgagtttctggagcatcacatttgtggggtcagttaaacgctcaaaatggccagaaaaagagaacttacacctgaaactcgacagtctattcttgttcttagaaatgaaggctattccacaaaattgtttgggtgaccccaaacttttgaacggtagtgtatatttatttattttattgttaactTTTACTAAGGGAAAATGGCCAAGAGgtcatacatttcaacattttaacAACAATAAACTAAAAATAGATCAACAACTCAAAAACATGAATACTGTTCATAGGACTctcttaaatagtttttttttaaacccttgtGCAACCTTTAGATTGACTATACACTCCCACTCTTTTGTGCAACCTTTAGATTGACTGTACACTCCCACTCTTTTGTGCAACCTTTAGATTGACTATACACTCCCACTCTTATAGGATCCAAAAAGTATCCGCTAATAAAGGCTGTATTAGTCGGCagtaaatcaatttttttaaatgttcgacGCTTGATATCTTTTAACAACTTCAGATCTAActattgatatatatacatagttatttTTGACAAAAGGCCATAACAAGTTTTTTTATAATGGGAAAATGCAATATTTCTATAAATAAGTTGCATAATTACAACCTGTAGGTAGGCTGGAGGTTGTGTTACTTACTCCTAATTTGATTTAAACAACCTTTTTATTGAACTTTGACAGAAAAATGTAATTCGTCTTAACTTTCATGACATCGTCTCTGATCACTGACAGATTTAAATCTTCAAATCTTAACAAAAGCCCAGGCCATGATcattaaattatgtggtggaccacattgaatgatttgGCTGGCCACATTAAACAACGTGGCAGGCCACTAGGGATGTACTGTATATCGTTAGTATTTTATTGATACAATATCCTTATCAATATTCCTTATAGCTACCGGTTTTTATCGGTACTGTacggtaggaaggggattcatatggccccatttgttacCTGACATGAAACCTGACAAATAAGGGTGTCCATtatccactttagctgccagatggcagtagagagttgaatatcttaaaatgtgttttgtggcaattccaactttgtccACAGCAACATTTTTTATGGAGAGTGACAcgttccataattttcagcattgcaaaatgattaacccccgtCCCTCTTCCTCTCACACAAGTTCCAGCCAGGAATGGGGCCTTATGAATACCTTCCTTACTGTATACCTTACtgttaaaaatgcatttatttgtaCAATTTTTATTTGCACAAGACTATGTTAACATGATGTAACATCccacagcagggaagtctttgaTCCACACCTGCATTTAAGGTCTTAAGCAAGTCAAATAAGTTTGCAGTGCAatgcagtgaagtgaattatatttatataacacgTTTCTCTAGAAACTCAAAAGGCTTTACAGAGTgagacccattatctacatctttcaGCTACattgaaaccagtgtgggtggcattgggagaatgtgggtaaagtgtcttgcccaaggacacaacagcagtgacgagGCCACGCCGCCGCAGTTATGTCATCAttttgtaaagaccacacagatccatcacggTTTCTATTCATTACCATTACACTCAGCTGGATTCATATTCATCTATGGTATGGTACTGTATATCATATCTtaatttgtatcatatagaatatatgatataaatcaatacaaactATAAGCATATTAGGTGGGTGTGCAGTTTAGCAAGGTGTGTTTTGTTTTCGTCAGACGGCGACTAGAGACCTGTCAGCagatgctatcttgcttctgaGCAACTTTACTGTATTACttcaatttttcacttttttgagtggattattattggcctgtggattactggatcgcTAGACACGGGACTTTGATGGtattttgaggaggaaatattgttgttttacaaacttttgtgtggtgttgcttccttatttagGATTACTCCAAGCTGATTGTCACATTCTATAgggctaggccaggggtcggcaacccaaaacgttgaaagagccatattggacccaaaatacaaaaaataaatctgtctcgAGCCGCAAAAAACAAAAAGCcatatacaagtgttataatgaaggcaacacatgatgtaagtgtctatattagctatattagcctactatcaaaatgactatgtgtcgcagactgaagcaaatcttcgttgacagaaattttgaaatgtaatatttattctacacatttttacaacattagaaaacattagtaaatcaggggctactcagaaggtgagataactcctggaaattactggcttttaatggccaaaggtatagatgtgtgtgtccaagttaagggaaacggcaggctgtcttcttctaatggatgtattacaatctttggcaagctaggtaatgtttgctgtggtctggaacaacatggcacataaacaactatctgaaatgcagccaatattacatacagataatgtgcaatgagcagtgttgggactaacgcgttacaaagtaatgcgttactgtaacgccgttattttcggcggtaactagtagtctaacgtgttattttttatattcagtaacgcAGTtatcgttactacatgatgcgttactgcattatttttttatatagtatcggctagaaactgagaagatctgagtgtgttttattggagagctgcggtgtcgtccttctgaatcttcctgtctcacaagaggcgcgctgtgtgtgtgtgcatgtgtgtgtgtgtggggggggggggggggcgtggcgtCTCTgggtttactaacaagacatcatggcggagccggagtcgagtttcttaacatggagatattctcactacttttcttttgtcgaacacaaagaaaagaacattttagttaaatgtaagttgtgtcttggatcaaagatcctatctacagccaaaaacagcaattcaaatctgctgaaacacctacaaaagcaacatgcttcgacaaacctagtaaagagagacacacttcaccttcaCCTccacctaagcaacagcggctggattttaacggaggcactgctagccaggagaacattgatagagccattgcagcatatgtgctagaagacatgcaggctatttctacagtggagtcacccgctttcaggaagctaattagcatgatatcgggcatcaaacagcaaatggcaaggagaacatgttccaagtacctggacacagtggacagtgagtacataaacatagAAAGCAAGCTAACGAAGACACTCTGCCTctgttcatcattcagcactgaaggtacacacactctgtcaattgtcTTATagactctttcattctagacttctagagtgtttgattatcacatcactctaaatgtatacactataaagttcacaaacataaagagggatcttagtgggccaggccaatctttccttttctctaaacgaAAACTGGGGAattgcgtagagtgttctgggcttcagtacagtgttgatctcctgaagacatgattttatttcacaattccttgagagaaaaaaacgccttgttaggcgtgtgtatagcagtatgtgtgctgtatatagtgacatgacatataatcatgtcatgtgtgccttccttgggtgaagccatgtttacagctatgttgtgacatgttgttatgatgcggtttgttacttatgtatgttatgttgccgcTATTTAAAATGGTTTTGTCAATGTGTTCTGgcccgaaataaattggccctttgaaacatatctttgtctttgtgtgttgtatgtag includes the following:
- the LOC133656019 gene encoding cytokine receptor common subunit beta encodes the protein MKHDDGGPAHACMLSNTSGGFYSCSVSTNTTDSSRPECLKDYDFFLISLCGKRSDGAETCEMLDGRYKAASNITPNAPCCLTARHNSSQYHFAWKHTYEKCFSTFKKHLTYQLRFYKRQDKHGIIHDINIDTLYSSVNDSLLVADTEYAAKVRSKPGAPPFFGDWSDWSSEVHWRTPSNQAGFLKVFITLGVMATLVLLLCCALFEKWRRGAFIPTPVLYCQGDFRNWADTQTNTTAMLKPEEMLHIDSLTSKEVHREERPSQNKRTTYENIGDPECDATPVGDKVRTTPSTNLSPFQDKTGFNSVPPTEGDSSWYCHEYCTLSTFQQHKLTARNCQMLP